The following are encoded in a window of Paenibacillaceae bacterium GAS479 genomic DNA:
- a CDS encoding Enterochelin esterase, with protein sequence MSDDKYLKRTIVKETVPSRYLEDGSRELRIYLPPGYNEVLSYPVVYGQDGEDLFNFGRAATLANRLIIDGELEPFILVGVDVNKKKRTSEYAPDGERHEAYISFFAEELLPFIEERYPVRKERRERLLVGDSLGGTVSLHLALRYPELWNRVLSLSGAFYGASQTIASKQADLSWLQLYQYVGLQETDFETDTGVYDFVKLNQDMYAILSDRGADIRYIEKDGKHQWGSWQQEIPDGLQHFLD encoded by the coding sequence ATGTCGGATGACAAATATTTAAAACGTACAATCGTAAAAGAGACGGTACCGAGCCGTTATTTGGAAGACGGATCACGAGAGCTGCGCATCTATTTGCCCCCTGGTTATAATGAAGTATTGAGCTATCCCGTCGTATACGGTCAAGACGGAGAAGATTTGTTCAACTTCGGCAGAGCGGCTACTTTGGCCAATCGCCTCATTATTGATGGCGAGCTTGAGCCTTTCATTCTAGTCGGCGTTGACGTGAACAAAAAGAAGCGCACCTCGGAGTACGCGCCTGACGGAGAGCGGCATGAGGCGTACATTTCCTTTTTTGCAGAGGAGCTGCTTCCTTTTATAGAGGAACGCTACCCCGTGAGAAAGGAACGCCGGGAACGTCTGCTCGTGGGGGACTCCCTCGGCGGTACGGTCTCGCTGCATCTTGCACTCCGCTATCCAGAGCTGTGGAATCGAGTTTTGTCCTTGTCCGGAGCGTTTTATGGTGCCTCGCAGACGATCGCCAGCAAGCAAGCTGATCTCTCCTGGCTGCAGCTTTATCAGTACGTCGGCTTGCAGGAGACGGACTTTGAGACGGACACCGGCGTTTATGATTTTGTAAAGCTCAATCAGGATATGTACGCCATCCTCAGCGACCGTGGAGCCGACATCCGTTACATCGAGAAGGACGGCAAACATCAATGGGGCTCCTGGCAGCAGGAGATTCCAGACGGCCTTCAGCATTTCCTTGATTAA
- a CDS encoding ATP-binding cassette, subfamily B, whose product MAGREPEDRAKQDREKAGQSAAIRGLLIYAKPHKRQFVGVVGCTIIAIAADLLQPYIVKIAIDDHLMNGSNEFSPLLLLGGLYLLLSLLSLLFSYIQNQLIQIAGQGIVMQLRKDLFRHLSRLSPSFYDRMSSGGLVTHISGDTETVSQFFTGVCLSLVRDGMTLAFILFFMFQLDPVLAGYSLLLLPAIALIAALFRGYMRKTYQLSRSRLSRLIAFTAENLSGMNLVQAFRQEREQVKQFEDRNSSYYEANLREIRTNVLFNRSFDLLGNLSVAFVTWIGGRAVYGEGLEFGVLYAFITYIRQFFQPINSITQQWNTLQAASVSADRIWRLFKTDSELADKGVTTIGQGGDPRRAVGAVRFNDVVFGYTPEEPVLQGISLDIGPGERIGIVGTTGAGKSSLISLLCRFYDTQRGSVTIDGVDVRQIPLVQLRRAVGLVQQEPYLFSGSIIDNVRLFDASISPEQVREACRFVGADALVGRLPDGYETLLSEKGSGLSAGERQLISFARIVVFRPSILILDEATANLDSSTEQMVQQALNSVSAGRTTFVIAHRISTVMDADRIIVLRSGRIAESGSHSELMRRGGYYARLYAHSQGEQEEQPAG is encoded by the coding sequence ATGGCCGGACGGGAGCCTGAGGATCGGGCGAAGCAGGACCGCGAAAAGGCAGGACAAAGCGCCGCGATTCGCGGGCTGCTCATTTATGCCAAGCCGCATAAGCGACAATTCGTCGGTGTTGTCGGCTGCACGATCATCGCCATTGCCGCCGACCTGCTTCAACCATACATCGTTAAAATCGCCATAGACGATCATCTGATGAATGGCAGTAACGAGTTCAGTCCCCTGCTACTGCTGGGCGGCCTATATTTGCTGCTCTCACTGCTTTCCCTGCTGTTTTCGTATATCCAGAACCAGTTGATCCAAATTGCCGGCCAAGGCATTGTGATGCAGCTGCGCAAGGATCTGTTCCGCCATCTTTCCAGGCTGTCGCCATCATTTTATGATCGGATGTCCAGCGGAGGGCTCGTAACCCATATTTCCGGAGATACCGAGACGGTGAGCCAATTTTTTACAGGGGTATGCCTCAGCCTTGTACGTGACGGCATGACGCTGGCCTTCATACTCTTCTTCATGTTCCAGCTCGATCCGGTACTCGCCGGTTACAGCCTGCTGTTGCTGCCGGCCATCGCGCTGATCGCTGCGTTGTTCCGTGGTTACATGCGCAAAACGTATCAGCTGTCCCGCAGCCGACTGTCGCGTTTGATCGCTTTTACCGCCGAGAATCTGAGTGGAATGAATCTTGTTCAGGCATTCCGTCAGGAACGTGAGCAGGTAAAACAGTTCGAGGATCGCAACAGCTCTTACTATGAAGCTAATTTACGTGAAATCCGCACTAATGTGCTGTTTAACCGCTCCTTTGACCTGCTCGGCAATCTGTCAGTTGCATTTGTTACCTGGATCGGCGGTCGAGCCGTATATGGTGAAGGGCTTGAATTTGGCGTTTTATATGCTTTTATTACGTACATCCGCCAGTTTTTCCAACCGATCAACTCCATCACCCAGCAATGGAACACGCTTCAGGCCGCTTCCGTTTCCGCCGATCGTATATGGAGGCTGTTCAAAACCGACTCAGAACTGGCAGACAAAGGAGTAACTACGATCGGACAGGGCGGTGATCCGCGGCGCGCCGTTGGTGCTGTTCGTTTCAACGATGTCGTGTTCGGTTATACTCCCGAGGAGCCTGTCCTGCAAGGCATCAGTCTAGATATTGGGCCTGGCGAGAGAATTGGGATCGTCGGTACGACCGGAGCTGGCAAAAGCTCGCTGATCAGCCTGTTATGCCGTTTCTACGATACACAAAGGGGTTCCGTCACGATCGACGGCGTCGATGTGCGCCAAATTCCGCTTGTTCAGCTTCGCCGTGCGGTTGGTCTCGTGCAGCAAGAGCCTTACCTATTCTCAGGCTCCATCATCGATAATGTGCGGCTGTTCGACGCTTCCATCAGCCCGGAGCAGGTGCGGGAAGCTTGCCGCTTCGTTGGCGCCGATGCGCTGGTCGGACGGTTGCCCGATGGTTACGAGACGCTGCTCAGTGAAAAAGGAAGCGGATTGTCCGCCGGCGAACGGCAACTGATCAGCTTCGCTCGCATCGTTGTGTTCCGCCCTTCTATCCTTATCCTCGACGAGGCAACGGCCAACCTCGACTCCAGTACTGAGCAAATGGTGCAGCAAGCGCTGAACTCCGTATCGGCCGGACGAACCACATTTGTCATCGCACATCGCATCTCGACGGTTATGGATGCGGATCGCATTATCGTCCTGCGCAGCGGGCGCATCGCGGAGTCCGGCTCACATAGCGAGCTGATGCGCCGCGGCGGCTACTATGCCCGTTTATACGCGCATTCCCAAGGGGAGCAGGAGGAGCAACCGGCAGGATGA
- a CDS encoding ATP-binding cassette, subfamily B → MKQQQRLLLPYVTSKAWLYAAALLAIALGNIIQSLYPRVLGEFTDKLQSRSLTPEIIAQSALLLAGIAVLFTCLAGSGQYLVMRLGREFERLTRKGLFRHFTRLSEAYYASHGVGHMLSYVLSDVKSVREAISSCFSQTANAVILLISALIMMKVSGLPLGLIALCVSPLLLIPVLVVYFGPRIRKRSREVQNDLAAMTESAEEQIGGMRVTQKFSVEPMMEARFGSHVDAVYGSQLSLVKMSSLFQALIPFLGSASLVLTLVAGGYQALTGAITIGMFVSLTLYMRLIINPLQMIGNVINTMQRSRASLERLQELLSTQPDIRNAADPLPFPAEAGIVISGLTYSYPGAAQPALQDIELQIRQGRTTGLIGRTGSGKTTLAKLLLRMMEAPEGTILIDGLDIRQIDVHSLRDSIAYVPQDGFLFSTTLRDNIAFAKRDADQQEVEEASRYAGIYENILEFKDGFGTKLGERGVTLSGGQRQRTSLARGLIKQAPLLILDDSVSAVDAVTESAIVGSIRQVRRNKTTLIIAHRISALKHADEIIVLDEGRIVQRGTHESLLQEQGLYAELASLQQGGIGNGRTGA, encoded by the coding sequence ATGAAACAACAACAGCGGCTGCTACTCCCGTATGTAACCTCTAAAGCCTGGCTGTATGCCGCCGCCCTGCTCGCTATTGCGCTCGGGAACATTATTCAATCCCTTTATCCCCGAGTGCTCGGTGAGTTCACCGACAAGCTTCAAAGTCGATCGCTGACCCCCGAGATCATCGCACAGTCCGCATTACTCCTTGCCGGCATCGCCGTGCTTTTCACCTGTTTAGCCGGCTCTGGCCAATATTTGGTCATGAGGCTGGGAAGAGAATTTGAGCGGCTGACGCGCAAAGGGCTGTTCCGTCATTTTACCCGGCTAAGCGAGGCCTACTATGCCAGCCATGGAGTGGGCCATATGCTTAGCTATGTGCTTAGCGATGTCAAATCCGTGCGTGAGGCGATCTCCTCCTGCTTCAGCCAAACCGCCAATGCCGTCATTTTGCTGATCAGCGCGCTCATTATGATGAAGGTTTCAGGATTGCCGCTGGGGTTGATCGCTCTTTGCGTATCGCCGCTGCTACTTATTCCGGTGTTGGTCGTCTATTTTGGCCCCCGCATCCGCAAACGCTCACGTGAAGTGCAAAATGACCTGGCCGCAATGACGGAATCGGCCGAGGAGCAGATCGGCGGCATGCGGGTTACGCAGAAATTCTCGGTTGAGCCGATGATGGAGGCGCGGTTCGGGTCACATGTTGATGCCGTTTACGGCAGCCAGCTTAGCCTGGTGAAAATGAGCTCCTTGTTTCAGGCACTAATCCCCTTCCTTGGCTCAGCCTCACTTGTTCTGACGCTTGTAGCCGGAGGCTATCAAGCGCTCACCGGAGCTATTACGATCGGGATGTTCGTTTCCCTTACTCTCTATATGAGGCTGATTATCAACCCTTTGCAAATGATCGGTAATGTCATCAACACGATGCAGCGCTCCAGAGCTAGCCTGGAAAGACTGCAAGAGCTCTTGTCGACCCAACCGGACATCCGCAATGCCGCTGATCCGCTGCCTTTTCCCGCCGAAGCTGGCATCGTTATAAGTGGTTTGACCTACAGCTACCCTGGGGCGGCTCAGCCAGCGCTGCAGGATATTGAGCTGCAAATCCGGCAAGGCCGGACTACTGGCCTGATCGGACGAACCGGCAGCGGCAAAACGACGCTTGCCAAGCTGCTGCTGCGGATGATGGAAGCTCCGGAAGGTACAATCTTGATTGATGGCCTGGACATTCGACAGATTGATGTCCATTCGCTGCGCGATTCCATCGCTTATGTGCCCCAGGATGGCTTCCTGTTCAGCACGACGCTGCGTGACAATATCGCGTTTGCCAAGCGGGATGCTGACCAGCAAGAGGTCGAAGAGGCTTCCCGATACGCGGGCATTTATGAAAATATTTTGGAGTTCAAAGACGGCTTCGGCACGAAGCTGGGCGAACGCGGCGTGACGCTGTCCGGTGGGCAACGCCAGCGCACCAGCCTGGCTCGCGGTCTTATCAAGCAGGCGCCGCTGCTTATACTTGATGACAGCGTCAGCGCGGTCGACGCCGTGACGGAATCGGCCATCGTGGGGAGCATACGACAAGTAAGGCGTAACAAAACGACGCTAATCATCGCGCATCGGATCAGTGCTTTGAAACATGCCGACGAAATTATCGTGCTCGACGAAGGCCGAATCGTCCAGCGGGGAACGCATGAGTCCCTGCTTCAGGAACAGGGGCTGTATGCCGAGCTGGCGAGCCTGCAGCAAGGAGGGATTGGCAATGGCCGGACGGGAGCCTGA
- a CDS encoding pyruvate dehydrogenase E1 component beta subunit: MAQMNMLEAIRDALRTELKRDENVMLFGEDVGHTGGVFRVTEGLQKEFGEDRVFDTPLAESALAGMAVGLGIQGFRPVAEIQFVGFIYEAMDQMFIQAARMRYRSGGRYNSPIVFRTPFGGGVKAAELHTDSLEGLALQTPGIKVVIPSNPYDAKGLMIAAIRDNDPVFFMEHLNLYRAFRAEVPEEEYTIPLGKANVVREGSDVTIITYGMMVHTSVKAAEELEKEGIKAEVIDIRTLLPLDIDTIVESIKKTNRAIVVQEAQKTSGAAAEIIAQINEKAILHLEAPVLRVAGPDTVYPFAQVEDQWLPSPARVIANVKKVLEF; the protein is encoded by the coding sequence ATGGCTCAAATGAACATGTTGGAAGCAATCCGCGACGCTCTGCGCACTGAGCTGAAGCGGGATGAGAATGTAATGCTGTTCGGCGAGGACGTTGGCCACACTGGCGGCGTTTTCCGCGTAACAGAAGGACTTCAAAAGGAATTCGGCGAGGATCGCGTATTCGATACGCCGCTTGCTGAGTCCGCTCTGGCGGGCATGGCAGTAGGCCTCGGCATTCAAGGGTTCCGCCCTGTTGCCGAGATCCAATTCGTAGGTTTTATTTATGAAGCAATGGACCAAATGTTCATTCAAGCAGCGCGTATGCGTTACCGTTCCGGCGGTCGCTACAACTCGCCGATCGTATTCCGTACACCTTTTGGCGGCGGCGTTAAAGCAGCTGAGCTTCACACGGATTCCTTGGAAGGCTTGGCTCTGCAAACGCCTGGCATCAAGGTTGTAATCCCGTCTAATCCATACGATGCAAAGGGCCTCATGATCGCAGCTATCCGCGACAATGATCCTGTATTCTTCATGGAGCATCTCAACCTGTACCGTGCTTTCCGCGCCGAAGTGCCGGAAGAAGAGTACACGATTCCGCTTGGCAAAGCCAATGTTGTACGTGAAGGCTCTGATGTAACGATCATCACCTACGGTATGATGGTTCATACTTCGGTTAAAGCAGCCGAAGAGCTTGAGAAAGAAGGCATCAAGGCGGAAGTTATCGACATCCGCACGCTGTTGCCGCTTGACATCGATACGATCGTTGAGTCCATCAAAAAGACCAACCGCGCTATCGTTGTGCAAGAAGCTCAAAAAACTTCCGGTGCTGCAGCTGAGATCATCGCCCAAATCAACGAGAAAGCGATTCTCCATCTGGAAGCTCCTGTACTCCGTGTAGCTGGACCAGATACGGTTTATCCTTTCGCGCAAGTTGAGGATCAATGGCTTCCATCTCCAGCTCGTGTTATCGCGAACGTCAAGAAAGTTTTGGAATTTTAA
- a CDS encoding pyruvate dehydrogenase E1 component alpha subunit, giving the protein MSKLLNKHSYEVHSEDVTPLTILSPEGEVVNPDLMPNLSDEQLKELMYRMVFTRTWDERAVNLGRQGRLGFYAPVSGQEASMIGSEFALNKDDFICPGYRDMPQLVWHGLPMYQAFLYSRGHQHGGQIPEDVHVLMPQIIIGAQILHATGVAMAFKKRGEKRVAITYTGDGGSSEGDFYEGLNFAGAYKLPVIYTVQNNRYAITTPYEKQTAAQSIAHKALAAGIKGIQVDGMDVLAVYKAVSEAAERGRNGEGATLLELLTYRFRPHSMADDTTKYRTKDEEGEWSLKDPIIRFGKFLEKKGLWSEEDTARVKDEAKAAVNEAIKKAEATEKMTVGGLIDSMFEHTPAHLEEQKADF; this is encoded by the coding sequence ATGAGCAAGCTGCTGAACAAGCATTCTTACGAAGTGCATAGCGAGGACGTAACGCCGCTTACGATTCTTTCTCCTGAGGGCGAAGTCGTCAATCCTGACCTTATGCCCAACCTCAGCGATGAACAGCTGAAGGAACTTATGTACCGCATGGTATTCACACGTACTTGGGATGAGCGCGCTGTAAACCTTGGCCGTCAAGGCCGTCTTGGTTTCTACGCGCCAGTATCCGGCCAAGAAGCATCGATGATCGGCAGCGAATTCGCGCTGAACAAGGATGATTTCATTTGCCCAGGCTACCGCGACATGCCGCAGCTCGTTTGGCATGGTCTGCCAATGTATCAAGCGTTCCTGTACTCCCGTGGTCATCAACATGGCGGCCAGATTCCAGAGGACGTACATGTGCTTATGCCACAAATTATTATCGGCGCACAGATTCTGCATGCAACCGGCGTAGCAATGGCGTTCAAGAAGCGCGGCGAGAAGCGCGTAGCTATTACTTACACGGGTGACGGCGGTTCTTCCGAAGGTGACTTCTACGAAGGTCTGAACTTTGCTGGAGCTTACAAGCTGCCCGTTATCTACACCGTTCAGAACAACCGTTATGCAATCACAACTCCTTACGAGAAACAAACGGCTGCTCAATCGATCGCTCACAAAGCACTTGCTGCTGGCATCAAAGGCATCCAAGTTGACGGCATGGACGTTTTGGCTGTTTACAAGGCAGTATCGGAAGCTGCAGAGCGCGGCCGCAACGGCGAAGGCGCTACGCTGCTTGAGCTGCTTACGTACCGTTTCCGTCCGCACTCCATGGCCGATGACACGACCAAGTACCGCACCAAGGACGAAGAGGGCGAATGGTCCCTCAAGGATCCAATCATCCGCTTTGGCAAGTTCCTCGAGAAGAAGGGTCTTTGGAGTGAAGAAGACACAGCTCGCGTGAAAGACGAAGCAAAAGCTGCTGTTAACGAAGCGATCAAAAAAGCGGAAGCAACTGAAAAAATGACGGTCGGCGGACTGATCGACTCGATGTTTGAGCATACACCAGCTCATTTGGAAGAGCAAAAAGCCGATTTCTAA
- a CDS encoding Uncharacterized membrane protein YeiH, with amino-acid sequence MYTDIFAVFSIIGTIAFAASGAIVAMEEEYDILGVFVLGLVTAFGGGVIRNLLIGIPVTTLWSQGLLIQIALASMTVVFLLPVSWIQHWRKAEALFDAIGLSAFAIQGALYATEMNHPLSAVLVAATLTGIGGGIIRDLLAGRKPLVLRDEIYAVWAILAGAAIGIGWFSGTVGLMILFALIIILRMLSVVFKWSLPRRSLRSAAGDRSEGGVF; translated from the coding sequence TTGTACACCGATATTTTTGCCGTTTTCAGCATCATTGGTACGATTGCCTTTGCGGCGAGCGGAGCGATTGTAGCGATGGAGGAAGAGTATGACATCCTGGGCGTATTTGTATTGGGGCTCGTCACCGCGTTTGGCGGCGGCGTTATCCGCAATTTGCTGATCGGCATTCCTGTTACAACGTTATGGTCTCAGGGCTTGTTGATCCAAATCGCTTTGGCTTCCATGACGGTTGTGTTTCTGCTCCCCGTGAGCTGGATTCAGCATTGGCGAAAGGCCGAAGCGCTGTTCGACGCAATCGGATTGTCCGCATTTGCGATCCAGGGAGCATTGTACGCAACAGAGATGAATCATCCGCTCAGTGCCGTGCTCGTAGCGGCGACGCTTACCGGCATCGGCGGCGGCATCATTCGAGACCTGCTGGCTGGCCGTAAACCGCTCGTGCTGCGCGATGAGATTTACGCGGTTTGGGCCATTTTAGCTGGAGCTGCAATTGGTATCGGATGGTTCAGCGGGACGGTAGGACTGATGATTCTGTTCGCGCTTATCATTATCTTGCGGATGTTGTCCGTTGTGTTCAAGTGGAGCTTACCACGAAGATCGCTCCGTTCGGCTGCAGGAGACCGCAGTGAAGGGGGAGTGTTCTAA
- a CDS encoding thiamine pyrophosphokinase codes for MPETPQRIVIITGGNLGDWMIGKLRPDDYIIGADAGALFLVRSGICPDLSLGDFDSVTEEEMEEIIRGTREMASFDPIDKNYTDTELALMRAIERKPSSILIFGALGSRFDHSLANVHLLRKAAECGCATVIEDASNRIQLIQGGQTLTIQRSELLPHVSLLPLSEEVQGIDLEGFQYPLHDATLHIGQSLGISNVLAGDVGTIRLSKGWLLVMETAG; via the coding sequence ATGCCGGAAACGCCTCAGCGGATCGTCATCATCACAGGAGGAAACCTTGGCGACTGGATGATCGGCAAGCTGCGTCCTGATGACTATATTATCGGCGCCGATGCCGGTGCGTTGTTCCTTGTGCGCAGCGGCATCTGTCCCGATTTGTCGCTCGGAGACTTCGACTCCGTCACGGAGGAAGAGATGGAGGAGATCATCCGCGGAACTCGCGAGATGGCTTCTTTTGATCCGATTGACAAAAATTACACCGATACCGAGCTCGCTCTCATGAGAGCTATTGAACGAAAACCATCTTCCATCTTGATATTCGGAGCGTTAGGTAGCCGCTTTGACCATTCTCTGGCCAATGTGCATCTGCTCCGCAAGGCAGCCGAATGCGGCTGTGCGACGGTTATCGAGGACGCCTCCAATCGAATTCAGCTCATCCAAGGTGGTCAAACACTGACGATCCAGCGAAGCGAGCTGCTGCCGCATGTGTCCCTTTTGCCGCTCAGCGAGGAAGTGCAAGGGATTGATCTTGAAGGGTTCCAGTATCCTCTCCATGATGCCACGCTGCACATCGGCCAATCGCTCGGCATTAGTAATGTGCTGGCCGGAGATGTCGGCACTATTCGATTGAGCAAAGGCTGGCTGCTCGTTATGGAAACAGCGGGTTAA
- a CDS encoding MutS domain V has protein sequence MNQASMMRLEYSFIHDKMCSFTVSEPGRKLAEKHSPSTMLRQAAAWQHETAEAEALLCAGSSVPLSSMEGIGVFLSLLGKGRIYDEKELGALSSWLASIGQMKRYMAAKRELAPLLSGYADSMQDCPNLKAEIDRCIRSGWLLDNASTELSRIRRSAQVAEDRVRRKLDAVLVKYRSSLQEAIVSRRGERYVIPVRRDQRKLVPGTVWDESSSGQTLFIEPSDVADLQAELSMWKQEEEQERMRILSMLSSMAEENSSQLAVNLEAMALFDFIMARGKLARSYDGIRPKLAAEPIIRLKGGRHPQLGDSAKPIDAELGIDWDQLCITGPNTGGKTIALKTLGLFTLMAQAGLFLPAEEGSEFGIFEDVLADVGDGQSIQQSLSTFSSHLAVLNEILGTAGRRTLVLLDELAAGTDPGEGIALSIAVLEELGTRGTKLAVTTHFNEIKAYASRTARCMNARMAFDAETLQPLYRLEPGEAGDSYALSIAKRYGLPERVLKRAEDIKASTIASGRREVPPEDGVIGSRQNIGNRQGADFEPKCGAAMESQTEQLTGFETKLGSGMEPQKSSQPTGLKPANVTQPADPQPPKPIKNTAKPKEFNVGDCVWIHPLKRTGIVYREADERGEVVVQVKKEKKTFNRKRLSLYISRDSLYPGENYDMNIVFDSKENRKVRNLMSRKHVEGLRIETPGSNGGAGGSK, from the coding sequence ATGAACCAGGCATCCATGATGCGCTTGGAATATAGCTTTATTCACGATAAAATGTGCAGCTTCACCGTGTCCGAACCCGGTAGAAAGCTCGCAGAGAAACATTCCCCGTCAACAATGCTCCGTCAAGCGGCGGCTTGGCAGCATGAAACAGCCGAAGCGGAAGCGCTGCTGTGCGCAGGATCTAGCGTGCCGCTTTCCTCGATGGAAGGCATCGGAGTTTTCCTCTCGCTGCTCGGCAAAGGCCGGATCTATGATGAGAAGGAACTTGGTGCGCTTTCCTCCTGGCTCGCTTCCATCGGGCAGATGAAACGATATATGGCGGCCAAAAGAGAGCTGGCGCCGCTGTTGTCCGGTTATGCGGACTCCATGCAGGATTGCCCAAATCTCAAAGCTGAGATCGATCGCTGCATTCGCAGCGGTTGGCTGCTCGACAACGCTTCTACAGAGCTGTCCCGCATCCGCCGGAGTGCTCAGGTTGCCGAAGATCGGGTCCGCCGTAAGCTGGACGCCGTTCTAGTTAAGTACCGTAGCTCACTTCAGGAAGCTATTGTCAGCCGCAGAGGTGAGCGATATGTCATTCCTGTGCGCCGCGACCAGCGCAAGCTCGTGCCGGGAACCGTTTGGGATGAATCCTCCAGCGGGCAGACGCTGTTCATTGAGCCGTCGGATGTGGCCGATCTGCAGGCGGAGCTGTCCATGTGGAAGCAGGAGGAAGAGCAGGAGAGAATGCGGATTTTATCGATGCTGTCCTCTATGGCGGAGGAAAATAGCTCCCAGCTTGCGGTTAACTTGGAGGCTATGGCTCTGTTTGATTTTATTATGGCACGCGGCAAGCTGGCTCGCTCTTACGATGGAATCAGGCCGAAGTTGGCCGCCGAACCGATCATCCGGCTCAAAGGCGGACGGCATCCGCAGCTTGGCGACTCGGCGAAGCCGATTGATGCTGAGCTCGGTATCGACTGGGATCAGCTGTGCATTACAGGTCCCAATACCGGGGGCAAAACAATCGCTTTGAAGACACTCGGGCTGTTCACGCTGATGGCTCAGGCCGGATTATTCCTGCCGGCAGAGGAGGGAAGCGAGTTTGGCATCTTCGAGGATGTGCTGGCTGACGTTGGCGACGGTCAAAGCATTCAGCAGTCGCTTAGCACCTTTTCATCCCATCTGGCAGTTCTGAATGAAATTCTGGGTACGGCAGGCAGGAGAACGCTCGTGCTTCTAGATGAGTTGGCAGCCGGAACGGATCCGGGCGAGGGCATCGCACTGTCGATCGCCGTCCTGGAAGAGCTAGGTACAAGAGGCACAAAGCTTGCCGTTACAACCCACTTTAACGAGATCAAAGCCTACGCTTCCCGAACGGCGCGCTGTATGAATGCGAGAATGGCGTTTGATGCCGAAACGCTGCAGCCGCTCTACCGTCTGGAGCCCGGCGAGGCAGGGGACAGCTATGCTCTATCGATTGCGAAGCGGTATGGATTGCCGGAGCGAGTACTCAAGCGTGCCGAGGATATTAAGGCCAGCACGATAGCGTCGGGCAGAAGGGAAGTGCCGCCTGAGGATGGGGTGATAGGCAGTCGTCAGAACATTGGTAATAGGCAGGGAGCCGACTTCGAGCCGAAGTGCGGCGCCGCCATGGAGTCGCAAACTGAGCAGCTAACCGGATTCGAGACGAAGCTCGGCTCCGGAATGGAGCCTCAGAAATCATCGCAGCCCACCGGGCTGAAGCCGGCGAATGTTACACAGCCCGCCGACCCGCAGCCGCCGAAGCCAATCAAGAACACCGCCAAGCCTAAGGAATTCAACGTGGGAGACTGCGTATGGATTCATCCTTTGAAGCGGACCGGAATCGTTTACCGGGAGGCGGATGAGAGGGGAGAGGTCGTCGTCCAGGTCAAAAAGGAGAAAAAGACGTTCAACAGAAAAAGGCTCTCCCTCTATATAAGCAGAGACAGCCTTTATCCGGGCGAGAACTACGATATGAATATCGTGTTCGATAGCAAGGAGAACCGCAAAGTGCGGAATCTCATGTCGCGTAAACATGTTGAGGGGTTGCGCATCGAGACACCTGGCAGTAACGGCGGCGCAGGCGGGTCCAAATAA
- a CDS encoding protein-tyrosine phosphatase, whose translation MERKIKVIFVCLGNICRSPMAEAVFRHMAVERDMGQLVEADSAGTGDWHLGKIPHEGTRRELDSAGISYVGMKSRLVDREDLQHCDYIVVMDSANERDVRELIRSGGYSPQGTVMRFMELLPENNLDGVPDPYYTGDFSQTRELVTAGCSRLLDRIAAELAVK comes from the coding sequence ATGGAGCGCAAAATTAAAGTTATCTTCGTCTGTCTTGGCAATATTTGCAGGTCGCCGATGGCTGAAGCTGTGTTCCGGCATATGGCCGTAGAACGAGATATGGGGCAGCTAGTGGAGGCTGACAGTGCTGGCACCGGAGATTGGCATCTCGGCAAAATTCCTCATGAAGGCACACGCCGCGAGCTTGACAGCGCCGGCATCTCCTACGTCGGCATGAAGTCGCGATTGGTCGATCGCGAGGATCTCCAACATTGTGATTACATCGTCGTGATGGATAGCGCCAATGAGCGGGATGTACGAGAGCTGATCCGATCCGGTGGTTATAGTCCGCAAGGGACTGTCATGAGGTTTATGGAATTGTTGCCGGAAAATAATTTGGACGGAGTTCCCGATCCGTATTACACCGGAGACTTCAGCCAGACGCGGGAGCTAGTGACCGCGGGCTGCAGCCGCCTGCTTGACCGTATCGCCGCTGAATTAGCGGTCAAATAG